Proteins encoded together in one Telopea speciosissima isolate NSW1024214 ecotype Mountain lineage chromosome 6, Tspe_v1, whole genome shotgun sequence window:
- the LOC122665019 gene encoding cellulose synthase-like protein D3 produces the protein MASKKFLPSRSNLSTASDASEPQQGKPPLPPPHVTFARRTSSGRYVRYSRDSRDSRDDLDSELSSAEYMNYTVHIPPSPDNMPMDPSISQKVEEQYVSSSLFTGGFNSVTRAHLMDKVSESEANHPQMAGAKGSSCAIHGCDGKAMSDERGQDVLPCECDFKICRDCYIDAVKTGGAVCPGCKEPYNAADLDEMPEDRRPLSLPPPAGMSKMERRLSLMKSTKSMLMRSQTGDFDQNRWLFETKGTYGYGNAIWPKEGAFSDDKDDGIHEPEELISKPWRPLTRKLRIPAAVISPYRLLIFVRMVVLSLFLMWRIKHKNKDAIWLWGMSVVCEIWFAFSWLLDQLPKFNPVNRSTDLAVLKEKFETPGPYNPTGKSDLPGIDVFVSTADPEKEPPLVTSNTILSILAADYPVEKLACYVSDDGGALLTFEAMAEAASFANLWVPFCRKHDIEPRNPESYFNLKRDPYKNKVRPDFVKDRRRVKREYDEFKVRINGLPDSIRRRSDAYHAREEIKAMKMQRQNARDDEPMEPIKVRKATWMADGTHWPGTWLHPAPEHSKGDHAGIIQVMLKPPSDEPLQVIADETKLLDLADVDIRLPLLVYVSREKRPGYDHNKKAGAMNALVRASAIMSNGPFILNLDCDHYIYNSQAMREGMCFMMDRGGDRLCYVQFPQRFEGIDPSDRYANHNTVFFDVNMRALDGLQGPVYVGTGCLFRRIALYGFDPPRSKDHNTGFCSCCLGHRKRKASVANTPEENRALRMGDDDDEEMNLASFPKKFGNSSFLVDSIPVAEFQGRPLADHPAVKNGRPPGALTIPRDLLDASTVAEAISVISCWYEDKTEWGHRVGWIYGSVTEDVVTGYRMHNRGWKSVYCVTKRDAFRGTAPINLTDRLHQVLRWATGSVEIFFSRNNALLASSKMKLLQRIAYLNVGIYPFTSVFLIVYCFLPALSLFSGQFIVQTLNVTFLVYLLTITLTLCMLAILEIRWSGIELEEWWRNEQFWLIGGTSAHLAAVLQGLLKVIAGIEISFTLTSKSAGDDLDDEFADLYIVKWTSLMIPPITIIMVNLVAIAVGFSRTIYSTIPQWSKLLGGVFFSFWVLAHLYPFAKGLMGRRGRTPTIVYVWSGLISIIISLLWVAIKPPSGNNSAIGGSFQFP, from the exons ATGGCGTCCAAAAAGTTCCTGCCAAGCAGATCGAATCTATCGACAGCATCCGATGCTTCTGAACCACAACAAGGAAagcctcctcttcctcctccacatGTCACTTTCGCTCGGAGAACTTCGTCGGGACGGTACGTTCGGTACTCCAGGGACTCGAGGGACTCGAGGGATGACCTTGATAGTGAACTTAGCAGTGCTGAATACATGAACTATACGGTGCACATACCACCAAGTCCTGATAATATGCCCATGGATCCATCTATCTCACAAAAGGTTGAAGAACAGTACGTGTCAAGTTCTCTTTTCACTGGTGGGTTTAACAGTGTCACTCGGGCTCATCTCATGGACAAGGTGAGTGAATCTGAAGCAAACCATCCCCAGATGGCTGGTGCCAAGGGATCTTCCTGTGCTATACATGGGTGTGATGGGAAAGCCATGAGTGATGAGCGAGGACAAGATGTCCTTCCCTGTGAATGCGATTTCAAGATATGCAGGGATTGCTATATAGATGCTGTTAAGACCGGTGGTGCAGTATGCCCAGGGTGCAAAGAGCCTTATAATGCTGCAGATTTAGATGAGATGCCAGAGGATCGACGGCCATTATCATTGCCACCGCCGGCGGGGATGTCAAAGATGGAAAGGAGATTATCTTTGATGAAATCAACCAAATCAATGTTAATGAGGAGCCAGACTGGGGATTTTGATCAGAACCGTTGGCTGTTTGAAACCAAGGGGACATACGGGTATGGGAATGCTATATGGCCTAAAGAGGGGGCTTTTTCTGATGACAAGGATGATGGGATTCATGAACCCGAAGAACTGATTAGTAAACCTTGGAGGCCACTTACACGCAAACTAAGGATCCCTGCTGCAGTTATCAGCCCATATAG GCTCCTAATTTTTGTTCGAATGGTTGTGCTTTCCCTGTTTCTGATGTGGAGGATTAAGCACAAAAATAAAGATGCAATCTGGCTTTGGGGTATGTCAGTGGTCTGTGAAATCTGGTTTGCCTTCTCCTGGCTGCTTGATCAGCTGCCAAAGTTCAACCCGGTTAATCGCTCTACAGATCTTGCTGTTTTGAAAGAGAAATTTGAAACACCAGGCCCCTACAATCCCACTGGAAAATCTGATCTCCCAGGCATAGATGTCTTTGTCTCCACTGCAGATCCAGAAAAAGAGCCACCTCTGGTCACTTCGAACacaattctttcaattcttgCTGCTGATTACCCTGTTGAAAAGCTTGCTTGCTATGTTTCTGATGATGGTGGTGCCCTTCTAACATTTGAGGCCATGGCTGAAGCAGCAAGTTTTGCCAATCTTTGGGTTCCATTCTGCCGGAAACATGACATAGAACCCAGGAATCCAGAGTCTTATTTTAATCTGAAGAGAGATCCTTATAAGAACAAGGTGCGCCCTGATTTTGTCAAGGATCGCAGAAGAGTTAAACGTGAGTATGATGAGTTCAAGGTCCGGATTAATGGCCTTCCTGATTCTATTCGGCGCCGTTCTGATGCCTATCATGCTCGGGAGGAGATCAAAGCCATGAAGATGCAGAGACAAAATGCAAGAGATGATGAACCTATGGAACCTATTAAGGTACGAAAAGCAACTTGGATGGCTGATGGAACACACTGGCCTGGCACTTGGTTGCATCCTGCGCCAGAGCACTCAAAGGGTGATCATGCTGGTATCATACAG GTGATGTTGAAGCCTCCCAGTGATGAACCATTACAAGTCATTGCTGACGAGACCAAGCTCCTTGATCTCGCTGATGTTGATATCCGTCTCCCCTTGCTTGTCTATGTTTCCCGTGAGAAGCGTCCTGGCTATGATCACAACAAGAAGGCTGGGGCCATGAATGCCCTTGTTCGAGCCTCCGCCATAATGTCCAACGGGCCCTTCATCCTTAACCTCGATTGTGACCACTACATCTATAATTCCCAGGCAATGAGAGAAGGCATGTGCTTCATGATGGACCGTGGTGGTGATCGCCTTTGTTATGTTCAATTCCCTCAGAGGTTTGAGGGTATCGACCCCTCTGATCGATATGCCAACCATAATACTGTCTTCTTTGATGTTAACATGCGTGCTCTTGATGGTCTTCAAGGTCCTGTATATGTAGGAACTGGATGCCTTTTCCGCAGGATTGCCCTCTATGGCTTTGATCCACCTCGATCAAAAGATCACAACACTGGTTTCTGTAGCTGCTGTTTGGGCCATCGCAAACGGAAGGCTTCAGTTGCCAATACCCCTGAAGAGAACCGGGCCCTTAGAAtgggagatgatgatgatgaagaaatgAACCTAGCTTCGTTTCCCAAAAAGTTTGGCAACTCATCTTTCCTCGTTGATTCAATCCCCGTTGCAGAGTTCCAAGGTCGCCCCCTTGCTGATCACCCAGCAGTGAAGAATGGACGTCCTCCAGGTGCTCTAACAATTCCTCGTGACCTTCTTGATGCTTCTACAGTCGCAGAGGCAATCAGCGTCATTTCATGCTGGTATGAGGACAAGACTGAGTGGGGCCACCGTGTCGGGTGGATTTACGGGTCTGTGACAGAAGATGTTGTCACAGGATATCGGATGCACAACAGGGGATGGAAATCTGTGTATTGTGTGACCAAGCGTGATGCCTTCCGTGGGACTGCTCCAATCAATCTAACTGATAGGCTTCACCAGGTACTCCGGTGGGCCACTGGGTCTGTTGAGATCTTTTTCTCTCGCAATAATGCTCTTCTGGCCAGCTCAAAGATGAAGCTTCTGCAGAGGATTGCCTACCTCAATGTCGGAATCTATCCCTTTACCTCTGTCTTTCTTATTGTTTACTGCTTCCTTCCAgcactctccctcttctctGGCCAGTTCATCGTGCAGACCCTGAATGTCACATTCCTTGTTTACCTGCTGACCATCACTTTGACTCTTTGCATGCTTGCCATACTTGAGATCAGGTGGTCAGGCATTGAGCTAGAGGAATGGTGGAGGAATGAGCAGTTCTGGCTAATTGGAGGCACCAGTGCCCACCTTGCTGCTGTGCTTCAAGGGCTACTGAAAGTGATTGCTGGGATTGAGATCTCATTCACATTGACATCAAAGTCAGCTGGTGATGACTTGGATGATGAATTTGCTGACCTCTATATTGTCAAGTGGACATCCCTCATGATTCCACCCATCACAATCATTATGGTTAACTTGGTTGCTATTGCAGTTGGGTTCAGCCGAACCATTTACAGTACTATACCACAATGGAGCAAATTGTTAGGTGGGGTGTTCTTCAGTTTCTGGGTCTTGGCTCATCTCTACCCTTTTGCCAAAGGTTTGatgggaagaagagggagaacTCCCACCATCGTTTATGTCTGGTCAGGCCTCATCTCGATCATCATTTCCCTCCTTTGGGTGGCAATCAAGCCCCCTTCCGGAAACAATTCTGCTATTGGAGGGTCGTTCCAGTTCCcataa